The genomic region GCCACTTCCTTGGCCCAGGTGTCTGTAGCAGGGCCTGCAAGGACCACGGGAAATGAGCCAGTGCTCACCTGGGCGAGTGCAGATGGGAAGCCAAGCCAGTGACCACTTCCTACCCCTGGGGTCTTGGGAGCCAGCCTAGGACAACCTCCTTTTGGTCTAGAGCATGCTCGCCGCCTGGACATCTTTGCCCGAAACCTGGCCAAGGCTCAGCAGCTGCAAGAGGAGGACTTGGGCACAGCTGAGTTTGGGGTGACTCCATTCAGTGACCTCACAGGTACTGGGACCCCCTCCTGGCCCCTAGGTGGTAGGTGGGGAAGCAGAACCTTCTCCAGGGATACTAGCAGATGGACAGGGCAGgtttttggcttttgtttcccAGAGGGACTCTGAGGACCAGAGGCCTGGGTGCTTGGCCCAAATCAGAGATCAGGGGCAGGAACTCCGGAGGCCTGGGTCGCAGCCCAGCTCAGGGGGAGGCAGCAGGTGCAGGGGAGCGCACCCCAGCAAGGAACCTGGactctctctaggcctcagtacCTTTGCCTTGCTGTCTCCCAGGGTATTAGGGGTACTCAGATGGCTGAGGATGTGGATGGCTGAAGTGAGAGGCAGACTGTGGGGGAGAGGGGGTAAAAACTGCGAAACTTGGGGGCCCCATCTGTCTCCCAGAGGAGGAGTTTGGCCAGCTTTATGGGCATCAGAGGGTGGCTGGAGAGGCCCCAAGTGTGAGCCAAAAGGTAGGGTCTGAAGAGTGGGGGCAGTCGGTGCCCCCGACCTGTGACTGGCGGAAGAAGGCTGGTATCATCTCATCCATCAGGAACCAGGTATCTGCCCCCATGCGGCCTGGCCCAATCCAGCCCTGGTggcgggagagggaggagaggggcaagGCCTGCattccctacccccacccccatccttctACCACTAGCAAAACTGCAACTGTTGCTGGGCCATGGCAGCAGCGGGCAACATCGAGGCCCTGTGGGCCATCAAATACCATCAGTCTCTGGAAGTCTCTGTGCAAGgtatggctgggggaggggacctGTGTGACTGAGGCGGGGATGCCTGAGGCCCGGGCACCCACACTGTCCCTGCTTGCACCAGAGCTGCTCGACTGTGACCGCTGTGGGAATGGCTGCAAGGGCGGCTTCGTCTGGGACGCGTTCATAACTGTCCTCAACAACAGTGAGTGCCTGTCTCTcggggcaggtgtgtgtgtgtgtgtgtgtgtgtgtgtgtgtgtgtgtgtcgggggggtggggatgggatgtTCCGGAGCTGAGCCGAGTCTCCTCCGGGGCCTTGCCCATGTCCAGGTGGCCTGGCCAGTGACAAGGACTACCCATTCAAGGGGAACGGCAAAACCCACAGATGCCTGGCTAAGAAGTATAAGAAGGTGGCCTGGATCCAGGATTTCATCATGCTGCAGCCCTGCGAGCAGAGTACGGGCAGGATGGAGACACATGGGCGGGCCCAGGGGGGAGAATGACAGGGACAGACAGACCAGGACAGACGGGGCTACAGACAGAGATGGAGGGATTTGGGGGCGGGGGGTAGGGcgtgggaaagagaaagagatagagacaCCCATGAGCCGAGAGCAGGGGGCACAGGACAGGCAGGGCCTGACGGCACCTTCCACCCCCAGGCATCGCCAGGTACTTGGCCACCCAAGGCCCCATCACTGTGACCATCAACATGAAGCTATTGCAGGTGGGATAAGGTAGGGAACTGGGGGGAGGGGTATATAGGGGAGGTGGCCCCCGACTCAGCCTCTCTGCCCCTGCAGCAATACCAGAAGGGTGTGATCAAGGCCACACCTACCACCTGTGACCCCCAGCTTGTGGATCATTCTGTCCTGCTGGTGGGTTTTGGTAAAAGCAAGTCGGTGGAGGGGAGGCAGGCAGAGGCGATCTCATCCCGGTCTCATCCTCATCCTCGCTACTCCATCCCATACTGGATCCTGAAGAACTCCTGGGGGGCCAACTGGGGTGAGGAGGTGAGTGTGATCTACTAGGGGTGGGAGGACAGGGCAGGACAGACCTCTCCCCACCGTCTGGCCCTGATGTCCCCTAACTTCCTAGGGCTATTTCCGGCTGCACCGAGGGAGTAATACCTGCGGCATCACCAAGTACCCGTTCACTGCCAGAGTGGACAAACCCGTTAAGAAGCACCAAGTCTCCTGCCCTCCCTGAGCCCACCTGGCTGCCCCTCAGCTCTCTCCTGCTGTGCCAGctacctccctgcccaccccaccccaaggtTTTTGCCTATTCTCCCAGTATGTCTGCTACGGATTGAATAAACCTAGACAAGACCCCTGTCTTCGGAGTGGACTCAGCTAGGGTGGGGAAATGGATGGGGAGTACATAGATACCATTCTCTGACATGTCCTAGTCCCTGCGGGGCCAACGGATACATACATCCTTAGACACTGTGACACTCAGAGACACACGCGTGCAACCTGCACACACTCCCACACGCGGACCCATATGTGTACCCACTCACAGCCTCCTCCAAAGTCATGGCAACTTTATTGTCAatgtgggcagggcagggggagggg from Eubalaena glacialis isolate mEubGla1 chromosome 10, mEubGla1.1.hap2.+ XY, whole genome shotgun sequence harbors:
- the CTSW gene encoding cathepsin W; amino-acid sequence: MSLTVHLSYLLALLVAGLAQGIKGSLRGHDPGPQPLELKEVFTLFQIRYNRSYSHPAEHARRLDIFARNLAKAQQLQEEDLGTAEFGVTPFSDLTEEEFGQLYGHQRVAGEAPSVSQKVGSEEWGQSVPPTCDWRKKAGIISSIRNQQNCNCCWAMAAAGNIEALWAIKYHQSLEVSVQELLDCDRCGNGCKGGFVWDAFITVLNNSGLASDKDYPFKGNGKTHRCLAKKYKKVAWIQDFIMLQPCEQSIARYLATQGPITVTINMKLLQQYQKGVIKATPTTCDPQLVDHSVLLVGFGKSKSVEGRQAEAISSRSHPHPRYSIPYWILKNSWGANWGEEGYFRLHRGSNTCGITKYPFTARVDKPVKKHQVSCPP